The genomic segment caatgggTCCAATACATGCATTAGcatgattaaagacactattgtccctaaaaaaaaaatcacatcctttccaacatatatataaaggatatttttgtaaatttttttttttttttagaaattatttaattcatgttatttttaataaatcaaaccaaacactgcataagaaaaatacaagcataactaatgcaagcatatctaacacaagcattactaatacaagcattactaacacaccatattttgcattattcttatacactctaccaaacgaccccttaaggtCTTAGAGTGAGCGGGCTTATAATTTACTAATTATGTCTTCAACACGCATTGTGCTATATGTAAAAGTGTGTTTAATTAATTATGTCCTTTAACACGCCCCCTCACATGCGAACCTGATTATTTTTTCATGGCCAAGCAAATGGAAATTCCTTTTATAACGAGTATTATTGAGACTCGAACCCAATACCCACTACAACAAAAAAGACTTTTAGTGGCAAGAATAATGCACTTTAACAAAGTACTAAAGTTTTTACCGTAATTAGTTGATTGCCATTGGACCCAAATTCAGTATATGCTTTCCTAAAAGGTTGAATTGTATGACTACATATAAAAGCTTAAGCTATTAGGAAGAGCACACTATTATTACTTACTTATATCTACAACAAAGTACGATAACAAGGGCAGTAGAGCCTCCAGACACGTGTACATTTAACAAGGGCAGGGTCACAGTTTTTCTAACCTACGTCACTGGACCTAGTCAGTGCATGCCTTGCCTCACTGTCTAAGCCAATTTTTTTGTACTAGTTTCTATATaagtaatttgagagaaaaatagaaagaCCTATCAGGTCTTCTCCTGGTCTGCCAAAATCAAGACCTATATCAGTGAACAAGATCTTGAATACCCATAAAAACAATGTCCAGGCCTCCTTCCTTCCCGAGTAGCACTTGAGGTGGTCGAAGCTTACAATACTGGTAATATTTTGACATTCAATATTATGCATGAATTCATTGGTGATGATTATGaggttttaaattttcttgataagaGGCTTCACCCTGGCCCCTGGCAGTCTGATGTAAGTTACTTTGCACAGCGACTTATATCAACTATCTTTATTTGTCATCCACATTAATTTCATGACCATTTTTACTTTTATAAGTAGATAATAGCTTTGAATTAGCCGGAGGGAAAAAAACACTAGGTGACTTCTTCCCATCTGCCCAAGTCTTGGTAGATAGAATTACTCGGTACTTGTGCTGGTGAAGGTAGCAGATACAGCGTGGAACTAGCCGAGGCATGCAAGCTtgcccggacaccacggttatcaggCAAAAAACGATTGTAGCTTTAAATCAGCTGGATAACATAAACAAAATGTTTTGAGGCAATCATACAGTATTGTAATATGAAGGCAAAGGCTTCAAATCATATCAACCACCCaaagtatcatagtcagggaCTTGGGGTGGGGTGGGGCATCATATTCAGAAACTATTCCCAGACGTCAAACAActacaacaaacccagtgtaatccTAAAAGTGGGGACTGGAGAGggaaatagagaggttgtttccaagagaccctcggctcaaggaaaAGCAAAATCTGGGAGATGTCAAAATAATTGAAAAGGTTGGCAAATTAGTACCAGATCATCCTTGAAGAGTATCCCGAGCAATGCACTTAGCTGGGTATTCAAGACTCCATCACCTATTCCCCACAAGGCTGCAATGAAAAGTGGATAAAGTGTGCCGAGAACTCCACCAGTCACGCTACAATGGAGGAAAAACAATAAGACTTGAAGTACTAAAGTCAAATTCTTCCAAAAAGTAATAAAGGGGACATTACATGAGACAAACCTTTGAGTCAGTAGAATCCATACCAATACAGCACCTTGAACTAAAGCTCCACCCGAGACAATTATCGAGATAGATGAGAGACCAAAGGTAAAATGCCCAGTCACCAGAGAACACTGAAACAATGTCCACCCAATAATACAGAAGAACAATTATCACAACTACATATCAGATACATGTTTTTGCCTGGACACTACCATCAAATCTGACATACCCACAGTTCTACCGAGATTGTAcatgcagagttacaaatttcgaAGTAAATTTGAAGAAGCTTACTGTCATAAGGATTGTCTGAGATTTGCATGAACCTATTTGAAAGCATTACAAAATATAGCCTGATGGAATATCTAAAAGCTGTATAGTTTTGTAACAAGCTAGATAAAATTAATAAGCAACCAAACCAAGGTAGCGAACATTGCACAATTTCGACATAGTATGTCAATCCACTGGGTCAGTTTTTTTTtcctattaaaattttaaaattctctttCACATAAGCATGCTTTGTTttaataaggtaaataattttATCACTTCCTAATATAAGCAGTACACTTAAACATGAATAAATTTTGTTCCAGACAGTACGAAAAATTCAAGCAGGTATCAAGATTATGTAGATGTTCAGAACTTCCTGTAACTAAGTTTATGGAAAAGTATGAAGCTGGAGCTGCCCCAACCTAGAAAAGGCACAATACATGTAATTTATGAAATCGACATTTGATTACAACATAATTTACCACCTATTAGCACTATACAAGGAATTTATAAATTTCTCAGACAGAATTTTTTTTGTATCATAATGACTTAAATGCACCTAAAAATACAGCTAGTAGATCGTTTGCAATGACAATTTTACGGATGATGTGTACTTTAATTAGTGCTCAATTCGCACTGCCAATATCCCTCACGATCATCAATTACTACCTTGGACTACAGTATATTCACTACTACAACTACCATAGTATTTGATTAAGATGTTTCCTATTGCAGATcttaaatttaaaagtaaaaatgaaacaaaagaataaaaagaaaaataacgaaataaataaaatttataattaaaggcTCACAACTAGACTAGAAACACAACTAACGAGAATGTGAAAAGGACAAATCTAGTGCTCCAATTTCCTTGTGAAAAGGACAAATCTAGTGCTCCAATTTCCTTGTAGAAGACTGAAGAACACATCACAGTGATGGCAAACATGTCAATAAAATGCATTCCAGTACCATAACGAGTAAATGTATTTTGCTCAAAGAACACAGTCGAACAACATATCGAGTCAATCTGTCACTAAAGACTGAATTAGTCTGTTACTGCATTTGCATACTTACAATTGCATCAAAAACCCCATATACGGCCATTGCACCACCAACACCACTCTCTCCCATTGTAGGCTTAACGAGATACTTTGTGAATTCAGCCCTGAAAAAcattgtaaattaaaataacgGAACAGCACAAGAAGCTGCAAATTCTACTGTAATGAGCCATCAGAAGTATCCTTTACCATACAAATGCTTGTTGTAAGCCTGAATATGCAATAAGAGGGATGATCAAGAGCATTCTTATGTCTTGTAAGAGGGTAATAATAGACTTGAGCAAAGTTGCCACAGAAGAAACAGAACTAGCAGAGGAGTCTTGCTGTCTTGCCTCCTCTTTACCAGTTCTCTTACTTAAGAAGCACATTAGAATGGCACCAAGGGTTATTGTACAAACAAAAACTAAGAAAAGTACAGTTTTGCCGCTAGTGCTTCCTCCCTGTAGCAACGTAAAAACTAACAAATCTTAATGAGAGACAAAAAAGATCTTGAGCAGTTGAGCATTTAATCTGAGTAGATGCTTACCTCTTTGTCTCTCATCAAAGCAAGAGTGAAAAGATTTCCCACAAACTGCAGATTATTAAAGTTATGTGCACGGAAATATTATGCGAGTCGAAATATATATCAAGAAGCTTTACTTGCATAGTACGTAAAAGGTACCTGATGACTTGCAAACATTCCATAGAATACACCATTGAATTTGCCAATTATAATTGCTTCATTCAAGCTATGATCATTTGCATGACTGCGTGCCGTGGAAGTAAGATATGTCCCCTAACCACAAATGACAAGATTAAGGTTGTTGCTGaagcccaaaaaaaaaaaatcaacttataAACAAAGTCATACCTGCCCAACCCATATTATAGAAGCAGCAAAACCCAGGTATAAGGAAGCTGGGACCATGGTATACCTACAAAATAGTCTATCAACTGCTGACAATTGAAATTCACAAACAACTTAAACAAACACGTCTCAAGAAAAAGAATACCCAAAATCTTTACAAGGTGCTAGCTTTAAGTAAACAAACATAACCAACAACAGATgggtagaagaaaaagaaaattggaaAAATGTGTAAATGGACTAAATTTATATCTATCTTTGACACAGGAAAGATAAGTACATCCCAAATAGCTGATACTCAAGTTGAAACAGAAACACttttaagtaataataatttaaaaatcacaTAGGAATGAGACAAGAATTAATCTCGTATCATAGAATCAAGATGACAGAACTTTTAAAATGTTCTGACCATTTGTGAGGTATGTTAAAGGTCATTGACTAATTTCCATAGCATTACGCACTTACGAGTCCAAAAGAAGATATTTATAGCTCAGAAAATCAAGAGACCACATGTCTCATAGTAAAATAGAGGAATACACATGAAGGCGGAGAATTTAAGGAAAGTAAATTCTACACTTGAAGTGGAACCACACTAATGTATCTCATGTCCTAGATGCTGGAAAAAAAATTGAGTCACTGAAGACACGGTAGAACATATCTTCAGCTCCACCACTGATACAGTTTATTTTCTAATAGTCACTTTAGTTTAAGCATTTCATTCACCTTGCACCTTCACTGCCTTCAGAACATAATTACTGCAAGCTCCCAAAGTAAACCTACGAGAGTTCAAGAAAGGCAAAAGTAATAATAGGATGCTATGTCTTAGTACATAAAATCATTTTCAGAACATGAAAGATCCTGCACCCAAGGGCGTGACCTAGTAGTCAATGAAGCggttgagaaccatgaggtctcaggttcaaatcccagCGGAGACCAAACAAACACTAGGTGCCATAGGTCCTAACCtaggtggacagagttacctggtacctgctgctggtgggaggtgacaggtatcccatggaattagttgaggtgcgcaAGCTGGCCAGGACACCACGGTTATCCCCCCAAAAGATAAAAGTGCCTGCTAATGTCTTGGATGGCAGAAATGGTTGCCTAGCAGTGCATCAAATCATATTAAATGTTGTCACTTTGGACCACATGCACCAACCATATCTTCTGTTCGGGACATAAGAAAAGAGGCTATTTGCCTGATTTGAACTGAACTTGGGGCAAGGAAGTCTTAAAAGTTTTCCCCTAGGATATGAAATTTTAGAGCAATCAGAGAAAAATTTTAGTCATAAAACACACTAagttttaaaatcatgataaaatagcTCGAGAAATCTGAAAGATGCAATACAGAGGCGACTGATTTAAATTACATTGACTTTAGTTGTTATGGAGCAGCGAAGCAGCTCCCAACTTGGTTCTGATGATTTTGCCAAGTGAAATGTAAGGGGGGACAACAGAGTTATCCAGCACAAACGACAAGTCATCATAATCTTCCAGGTCCACATACATCTATTGAGCATCATACCCAACTAAATAAACTCCTTTACAACACATTTGCCAGCTTGCCACAACCACAAAGGGAAAAAATGATATTTGAACAAGCCCCTAAAATTAGTCCAGTGAAGGAAAAGATTCAAGCTTTAATCACACTATGATTCAAGCTTTATTTTTGGGTTGAAGAATGCTTTCAAGTGTAGACATCCGTAATCTGTTGTTTATGCATTGCTTTGTAAAAACGAGCATCCATAATAGCTGAGCAGTGACTGGATGTGCATCATCATGCTCTCATAGAGAAAGCAGACGTTGCTACTGTTTTAGGGGCTTTAGTTATCACATTCAGTTAACCTATGAATAGCACAGCTTCATCCTCAAACAttccttcatcttcttcaagaGTCTGACTTATGTTTCCATAGTTTTGCAGTTTATCTTTCCTCCATAACCTACGAGAGCAGACTTTTGATTTGAATATGTGATAGTAATTCCATGATGGAAATGTGCCTAAAGATAGATGGCGTGTTATGCCCTGATAATGCTGTTACTACTTATTTTAACATCTAGAGGACAACTATAAACATAGGTTTGGCTGGCTTCTAGTTGACAACGTATAATTCTTATTGCAATTTCATCTCGCTATTAATGCCTCTTTAACTATTTGAAACTTTGAATCCCGTCTGAAGAGCTTATTGGATTGCTTTCTCCGGCCGTTCTAAGCACACTTGAAACAAGGCTAGACCATTGTTGAAGGTCTCCCAGGGGCTAGGGCCATCCATGGTCTCTAGCTCTGTAACCACTTCAATAAACTTCTTCATGGCTAATGCCACAGCCTCACAAGGACGAATATGAAATCTATAAACCTCTATAATTAGTCCAATGGAGTAAAAGACTCATGTTTGGACTCACATTAAGGCTCCATAAGCGCACAACCATTGTTAAACATAATTCCAGTTACAAACAACCACAATCACAACTCACTCTATGCAAGGAGTTAAATTTGTTTTGCATCACAATCCTTGCAACCTCAATGTAGCCTAATCGTCCTCTGTGATCACAGATATGATTTTGGAAAAGCAAAATGCAACAACTTACCCAGTTTAGTTTAGACTGTCACAGACCTTACTCCTACcttgggaggtagagaggctgtttccgatggATCCTCAGCTCAAGAAAATAACAAGAGTGAAGAAACCAAGACAAAGTATTACACAAGGCATGACAAAGCATACTGAAAAAGGAATAgcaactacaataaaataatacaataaacgAATTACAAGGGACAATCCACAGTAAGACAAAtcaaacaacatacccagtgtattcccacaataTAGTAATAGAAGCCGAAGGAACAAAAACCTACAAGAGTAGAAAAAGCAAAATGCAATAAACATAACCAGAACATACCAATTGGGCATCAAATTGGCTGCTACAAACAACCAATAGCCAGTACTTCCAAGAATCAAAGCATTCTTTGATCCAAGCTTCCGAACCACCAGTGAAGCAAATATTGAGCAGAACATAAACGACAAATACAATATCCCCAGTGAAATAGTCCCCAAATTTCCTTCCTGAAacacatacacaaaaaaaaactcaaactTGCTCTCACTTCAACTTCTAAGCTCGCATTTGGCCATGGATTTTGGAAgtagattttgaaaatttatcttcaaatatctgtttggccatgaaacttattcaaatttaaaaaatatgatcttcaaatattttcaagttccCAAAAATGGGACTGATCAGTTTTGGATTTTGGGACTACAgagaatttcaatttttttctttttcaagtaaAATGCCTGTTCAAgtacaacttcaacaacaacaacaataataatccCACAAAATGATGTCTGGATAGGGAGGGTAAAGTGTGCACAGACCTTACCAGTAGGGGccgtttggttgggaaagagttatcccGGTATAATTGATCCCGTGATTAGTTATTATATGGCATAATTTATTCCATCACTATGGTATAAATGGTAGGATAAATAATACcggtactaactaatacctccaaccaaacatgggataaaataatctttCATTTTATCTCGGGACTATTAATCCCTTGTATCTCATGCCAAACGACCCCTACCTACCTTATAGGGAGAGAGGccattttcgatagaccctcagctcagtCAAGTACAACTTCAAATTCCAAAAATTACGACtccaaaaactcaaatttcaacttcaaaatctataGCCAAACAGGAACTTATAAATCACCTAGtaccaaaatcacaatttaacactAAATAACCcccaaaaaatttcaacaaaactCAAAAAGCATACCGTATTAATAGTGCTTTCAAGATTCTGAGCAGCCCCATAAgccaagaaaatcaacaaaaaagcaCAACTCATAATATAAACATCTCTTTCATGATTAATCACAATTGGGTTCTCATTCTTGAAATTTTCAACAACAAGGGGTGTTTCCTCATCCATAGTAGCCATtgcccaaaaaaagaaaaggtacCAAGATTACAACAAAAATACCCACAACCCACCAACAAATATATGCACacaagtgtgtgtgtgtatatatatatatatatatatatatacagctatatttttctttatttttgtcaaAGGGGAGAGAAAGTGAGTGGCAGCATTTGCCGGCAAAAGAAGTACGAAGAAAAGAACATACAGAAAGAGCTTAACAGAACTGACGAATAAgacaataataagaaaaattcAGCTGCAATAGATTATTGATTGGCATCTATAaatatttgttgagaaaaaaaatttggaacaaatcaagattcttTTTTTCCAAGGGGAAAAGACAAaaaggttttatttttattttagtttaaagtGTAACAACTTTCAGTTTTaggaataaataaaaaagaaagaagcagATGAAACATGATTGTAGATTCACCCCCAAGTTCTCTTTGATTGAAGATTCTTGGAATTTTAACTGTAAGACTAAACTTTCCGGTTTGCTTTTAGCTTaccatctttttaaaaatatttattcaatttaattttctattttataaaattaagaaaatattacattcattaaataatttaaatgactaaataaaatatatatattcaaataagTAACACtgacttaataaaataattttttaataaatatcttCTTAAGAAGCGCATCAAATCAGCAAACAGTcattcaaatttatgattttcagagtTTTTGGGTCATATGAGAAAGTCATTTATGTTGTAGTtacaagagaaaattgaaggaaaggtgtttttaagtcttgaatgaatgattggtgacattgactaatttaaagggtcaaacatcattaggaaacttgattaagttaattgtggacttgattaatattttcaaaactttttaatcttttcaaaaatacaaatcaacccaatccACACCccttttcaatccaaatcaaccagtctctctcctctctctcgagacagcttctcttaactctctcccaaccaacagttctgcaaatttctcttTTCAATCCTCGGCCACTTCAacctccgacgataaatagttgggcttcgagttccttttcgacttcaaccctcaatcgacgtgacaaccttgctctccggccacaacaacttcgaattcttcaaccttcaatcgacgtgacagccttgctctccgaccaCCTTTCAATCCTCGGTGACTTCAACCTCCTACGACAAATAGTTGGACTTCGAGTTTCTTTTCAACTttaaccttcaatcgacgtgacaaccttgctctccgaacacaacagcttcgaattcttcaaccttcaatcgacgtgacagccttgctctccggccacaacaactttgaattcttcatctttccttttcttctttcacaggtaaaaaattatggcttttttagttttgaagaaaatgaggaacttgagccaacttctcttatagtattggttaacaattatAATATTTgctgctttaatttgaaatacggTTCTTCtgtttttgaagtaaattatgattttttattatttgtagcgtttttttgaagtttgatttttgttttttgtgtttataaaaacaaaacagcGATTTGGGTTGGTttattctgttcttgttcttggtaaaaatggtgatattgctatttttctgttgaacaaaatcgtgctactattttttgttttctccaacagattatccatctagtgcaacatattaaccatctgatgcaacaaattatcatatgatgcaatagatcaactatctgatgtaacagaGGAACTATCAGAATAAAattctggtgcaatagattaatcatttgATGCGACAGAGGAACTATCGGATAAAaaatataatgcaacagatttagcatatgataCAACAGTTTaactatttgatgcaacatattaactatatgttgcaacagattaaccattagataaaaaaatctgatgcaacaaattaaccatctgatgcaatagaggaaccatcggattaaagatttgatgcaacagatgaacctcctgttggataaaatcctatcaaatcttccaacaggacatgtctaagacttgatttttctaactgatcattcatctatcgtgatagacgacccttctattggaagaaatctaaaaaatattgaccgttgataactgtttcAATAGATCATTCatgtgttgtaacagatgtgtgacctgttgcacaaaccattcatctttctcaacagatgagtgatatattttgtattgtcccAACAAATTATTCAGCCGTTGCTACAGGTTAATTAACTGTTTTGatagatcacttatatgttgcaatagatgtgtgatttgttgcacagaccattcatctttctcaacaaatgagtgatatattttgtattgtcataatagattactcagctgttgctacaggttatttaactattccaatagattactcatatattgcatcagatgtgtgatctgctgcacagaccattcatttttctcaacatatgagtgatatgttttgtattattatcatatattagtcatccgttgcaacaggttatttaatTGTTCTagcagatcactcatatattacaataatgtgtgatctgttgcacaaaccattcatttgtcttaaaagatgagtgatatgttttgtattgttgcaacagattactcatccactgcaataggttggttatatgctgcaacagatatactacctggtgcaacagatcaatgatctattggaactgttattttactattttgcttgtttgatttgctgttatccctttttaacgatgcattaatcaactataatatatatttgtatgtttctgttaattttagataatatggcttccaaaagaacaaaaatcgaatcaagtccaagtaaaggaacaagtgaagcagctaggctacatccaccactctatgagcttgctttacaagcgttatctcaatcaggagcaaaatatgatgaacacagagagaaggaatatttcaaaagagataatccaaatgctaatagcccttgcaccgaagagttggtcaaaaccttcagcattgatcattatcctgtgagaatgcagtgcgatggtgccacaaatttaatgggtgatttcgtggttaagtcattcatgggaaaatctttcgactccttcagaaaaatactttgagaaaaaaaattggatgcttatttcagagacaactgctttgggaaatatcttgatttgtcagaggacaacaatgctcgtttccaaataaaaatggtatatgaacttctcaaacgtaggtttatgtatgaaaacaaagataagatgaataaggtgtggataaattattgtggcatgcctgtttgttttggttggaaggagtttgccatagttactggactaaaatgttatcttccttctcaagttatacctattctaacccaaaagaAAGAATCTCGTAcactcaaaaaaggcaaaggcaagtcgtatGATCGTGATGACTTattgtccattgttggtccaagctttaaaaacaaaaatttgatagaaacgttgaaaggt from the Capsicum annuum cultivar UCD-10X-F1 chromosome 9, UCD10Xv1.1, whole genome shotgun sequence genome contains:
- the LOC107842960 gene encoding UNC93-like protein 3, yielding MATMDEETPLVVENFKNENPIVINHERDVYIMSCAFLLIFLAYGAAQNLESTINTEGNLGTISLGILYLSFMFCSIFASLVVRKLGSKNALILGSTGYWLFVAANLMPNWYTMVPASLYLGFAASIIWVGQGTYLTSTARSHANDHSLNEAIIIGKFNGVFYGMFASHQFVGNLFTLALMRDKEGGSTSGKTVLFLVFVCTITLGAILMCFLSKRTGKEEARQQDSSASSVSSVATLLKSIITLLQDIRMLLIIPLIAYSGLQQAFVWAEFTKYLVKPTMGESGVGGAMAVYGVFDAICSLVTGHFTFGLSSISIIVSGGALVQGAVLVWILLTQSVTGGVLGTLYPLFIAALWGIGDGVLNTQLSALLGILFKDDLEGAFAQLKLWQSFAIAIVYFLGPYISLQAMLVIMLVALCLSAFGFLFLTLKVEKAFSYRAV